Genomic DNA from Arthrobacter sp. B1I2:
TGGCCAAGCGGGGCGCGGAAGACGCCGCCTACATTCGCCGCATGATCAAGATCCAGCGCGGTTTGGAGATCTCCGGCCGCGCCGCCCTGCTGGTCAGCAAGAACAAGGCCGCCTGGGTTACGGGCACCACGCTGCTCAGCCTGGCCAAGATCCTGGAAAACATGGAACTGGGCCACAACATCCTGCACGGCCAGTGGGACTGGATGCGGGATCCGGACATCCACTCCACCACCTGGGAATGGGACTTCGTCACCCCGTCGCGGTCCTGGCAGCACACCCACAACGACCTGCACCACCGCTGGACCAACGTGGTGGGCAAGGACAACGACGTCGGATACAACCTCCTGCGCATGGACGAGAACCAGCCGTGGAAGCCCATTAACCTGGCAAACCCGCTGTTCAACGCTATCCTCGCGCCGGTCTTCGAGTGGGGCATCGCCATCTACGACCTCGAACTCACCGAGTACAAGGAAGGCACCAAGTCCAAGGAGGCCCTGCTGAAGGACCTCAAGGCCCTGGGCAAGAAGGTGGTCACCCAGTTCACCAAGGACTACGCCGCCACCCCTGCCGTGGCAATGCTGACCGGCTCCGGGAAGCAGGCCCTCTATGGCACGCTGGCCGCGAACGCGGTACGTAACGTTTGGGCGCACGCCGTCATCTTCTGCGGCCACTTCCCCGAAGGCACTGACACCTTCACCGAGGAAATGGTGGAAGGCGAAACCCGCGGCGACTGGTATGTCCGCCAGATGATCGGCTCCGCCAACATCTCCGGTTCCAAGTTCATGCACCTCATGACCGGCAACCTGTCACACCAGATCGAGCACCACCTCTTCCCGGACCTGCCGTCCAGCCGCTATGCCGAAGTGGCGCCCAAGGTCCGCGAGATCTGCCAGCGCTACGGCCTGAAGTACACCACCGGGCCGCTGCTGAAGCAGGTGGGTTCGTCCTGGGCCAAGGTCTTCAAGCTGGCGCTGCCTGGGAAGGCCGCCCGGGCCTGACGCTTACTGGCCGGCAAGAGAATGCCCTGCGGACTCCGCGGGGCATTCTCTTGTTAACGGGCCTTCGTGTTAGCCGCGCGCTGTTGGCCGCGCGCCCTGTCAGTGGGCTGTGGCGGCCCCGGTGCCCGGCACCAGGGTCATGTCGTCCAGCTTGGGCAGTTCATGCCTGAGGTGATGCTGTGCCCTGTCCAGGATGTCTTCGGCCTGGGACAGGCCCATATCGGCCAGCAGGATCCTTGCGGAGCCCTGCAGCCGGTGCCCGGACCACCGCAGCTGCAGGTGCTGGACCGCAAGGACACCCGGGGTCCCTTCCAGCGCCCTCTCGGCACGGGCCACCAGCTCCGGTTCGATGCCGTCCATGAGCCGCCGCCCGATGCTGCGGACCGTCCCCCACAGCAGCACCATGATGGCGGCGGAGATGATCAGCCCGACGATGGGGTCCGCCAGCGGAAAGCCGAGCATGACGCCAGCGGCGCCGATCACCACGGCGAGCGAGGTGAAACCGTCAGTCCTGGCGTGCACGCCGTCCGCCACGAGCGCCGCGGAACCGATCCTGCGGCCAACCCGGATGCGGTAGATCGCCACCGCCTCATTTCCGGCAAAGCCGATCAGTCCCGCGGCCATGACCCAGCCGAGATTCTGCAACGGCTGGGGATGGATCAGCCGGTCCACTGACTGCCAGCCGGCCACCACGGCCGAGAGGGCCACCACGGCCACGATGAACAGGCCGGCCAGGTCCTCAGCCCTGCCGTAGCCATACGTGTACCGGCGCGTGGCCGCCCTGCGCCCCAGGATGAAGGCAACCCACAGGGGCACCGCGGTGAGTGCGTCCGAGAAGTTGTGGATGGTGTCCGCGAGCAGGGCCACCGAACTGCTGAACAGGACCACCAGGAACTGCAGCACCGTGGTGGCCAGCAGGACGAACATGCTGATCTTCAGCGCCCGG
This window encodes:
- a CDS encoding cation diffusion facilitator family transporter, which translates into the protein MSGPHQESTHTHSHPHTEDHGGHHHDHQHGHEHDHDHGHHHHSGFKGWLIELFVPHTHDAADSIDDAMEASTEGIRALKISMFVLLATTVLQFLVVLFSSSVALLADTIHNFSDALTAVPLWVAFILGRRAATRRYTYGYGRAEDLAGLFIVAVVALSAVVAGWQSVDRLIHPQPLQNLGWVMAAGLIGFAGNEAVAIYRIRVGRRIGSAALVADGVHARTDGFTSLAVVIGAAGVMLGFPLADPIVGLIISAAIMVLLWGTVRSIGRRLMDGIEPELVARAERALEGTPGVLAVQHLQLRWSGHRLQGSARILLADMGLSQAEDILDRAQHHLRHELPKLDDMTLVPGTGAATAH
- a CDS encoding fatty acid desaturase family protein, whose protein sequence is MSVISPAKTNADAGAKAGTSRTRPGKLAESGSPTVRPPAAAHLSDEQVAELGRELDAIRDEILAKRGAEDAAYIRRMIKIQRGLEISGRAALLVSKNKAAWVTGTTLLSLAKILENMELGHNILHGQWDWMRDPDIHSTTWEWDFVTPSRSWQHTHNDLHHRWTNVVGKDNDVGYNLLRMDENQPWKPINLANPLFNAILAPVFEWGIAIYDLELTEYKEGTKSKEALLKDLKALGKKVVTQFTKDYAATPAVAMLTGSGKQALYGTLAANAVRNVWAHAVIFCGHFPEGTDTFTEEMVEGETRGDWYVRQMIGSANISGSKFMHLMTGNLSHQIEHHLFPDLPSSRYAEVAPKVREICQRYGLKYTTGPLLKQVGSSWAKVFKLALPGKAARA